The following coding sequences lie in one Candidatus Oleimmundimicrobium sp. genomic window:
- a CDS encoding Ltp family lipoprotein, producing MKNSNEQSQGQTKKCPKCQEDIQLGAKKCKHCGADLRNWFVKHKIITGILILFVIGIIGSAMGGNKETSNNSNGTANSNTVQENKKEEPAETPEEKPAPAKDATVPAEYKSALNKATTYANTMHMSKQGVYDQLVSEYGEKFSTAAAQYAIDNMKADWNANALAKAKTYQDTMNMSPAAIHDQLTSEYGEKFTQAEADYAIQHLND from the coding sequence ATGAAAAACTCAAACGAGCAGTCTCAAGGGCAGACTAAAAAGTGCCCTAAGTGCCAAGAGGATATTCAGCTTGGTGCAAAAAAGTGCAAGCATTGCGGAGCCGATTTAAGAAATTGGTTCGTTAAGCACAAAATAATTACCGGCATTTTAATTTTGTTTGTAATTGGCATTATCGGTAGTGCTATGGGAGGCAATAAAGAAACTTCCAACAATTCTAACGGCACTGCAAATTCAAATACTGTTCAAGAAAATAAAAAAGAGGAACCAGCTGAAACTCCTGAAGAAAAGCCAGCACCAGCTAAGGATGCAACCGTTCCAGCCGAGTATAAATCTGCCCTTAACAAGGCCACAACATATGCCAACACAATGCATATGTCAAAGCAAGGTGTTTATGATCAGCTTGTTTCAGAATATGGCGAAAAGTTTTCAACTGCCGCCGCACAGTATGCAATAGACAATATGAAAGCTGATTGGAATGCAAATGCTTTAGCTAAGGCAAAAACTTATCAGGATACTATGAATATGTCACCAGCTGCCATCCACGACCAACTGACTTCTGAATATGGTGAAAAATTCACGCAAGCTGAGGCAGATTACGCTATTCAACACCTTAATGACTAG